The Stieleria sp. JC731 genome has a segment encoding these proteins:
- a CDS encoding PQQ-binding-like beta-propeller repeat protein, translated as MRNVRRRLAALVPALVFPLASAFADAPWPQFRGPGGDGVVVGQNIPLEIGESKNLLWKTELPGKGWSSPVVAGGVVLMTTAIEVMANEEERIEILRNAGVEERQMKQRAVAKSIDLKLVAVDFETGKLVKTVDLTSIETPDPIHPLNSFASPTPVVDSGHVYCHFGTYGTFCVAMKSAEIVWKRRLPIEHAVGPGSSPFVDGPRLVLIQDGMDRQYVTALDKKTGQTIWEVDRPEMDAPSGDQKKAYCTPIKIVGPKGREQLICLGSQWIVSHQPETGAELWRAYHGKGFSIVPRPVYGNGLVYFSTGFGKAQLWAVRVDGTGDVTSTHVAWTVPKGIPTKPSPVLHDGLVYVIDDNGIASCFDAADGSMVWKKRIGGKYSASPMVVDDRIYIGSHEGVVTVLSTGPESEVLSESHLEGQIMASFAAVDDSLIVRTADAIYRFAE; from the coding sequence ATGAGAAATGTTCGACGAAGGCTCGCTGCGCTCGTGCCCGCTCTGGTGTTTCCCCTCGCATCCGCTTTTGCTGATGCGCCCTGGCCACAGTTTCGGGGTCCTGGTGGCGACGGCGTTGTCGTCGGGCAAAACATCCCGTTGGAAATCGGTGAGTCGAAAAACCTGCTGTGGAAAACCGAGCTTCCCGGAAAAGGTTGGTCATCGCCCGTCGTCGCGGGTGGTGTTGTGTTGATGACCACCGCGATTGAAGTGATGGCCAACGAAGAAGAGCGGATCGAGATCCTGCGTAACGCTGGGGTCGAAGAACGGCAGATGAAACAAAGGGCGGTGGCGAAGTCGATTGACTTGAAGTTGGTCGCGGTCGATTTCGAAACTGGCAAGCTGGTGAAGACAGTTGATCTGACTTCAATTGAGACCCCGGATCCTATCCATCCACTTAATAGCTTTGCTTCACCCACACCGGTCGTTGATAGTGGTCATGTCTATTGCCACTTCGGGACATACGGGACCTTCTGTGTTGCGATGAAGTCAGCTGAAATCGTTTGGAAGCGTCGTCTTCCGATCGAGCACGCCGTCGGCCCCGGTAGTTCGCCTTTTGTTGATGGGCCTCGATTGGTTCTGATTCAGGATGGGATGGACCGGCAGTACGTTACCGCGCTGGATAAAAAAACGGGGCAGACCATTTGGGAGGTTGATCGTCCCGAAATGGATGCGCCATCGGGCGACCAGAAGAAAGCTTATTGCACACCGATCAAGATCGTTGGTCCCAAGGGCCGCGAGCAATTAATTTGTCTGGGCTCGCAATGGATCGTTTCACATCAACCGGAAACCGGCGCGGAGCTTTGGAGGGCCTACCACGGTAAGGGCTTTTCCATCGTGCCACGCCCGGTCTACGGCAATGGGCTCGTTTATTTTTCGACTGGATTTGGCAAGGCGCAGTTGTGGGCGGTTCGTGTGGATGGCACCGGCGACGTTACCTCGACCCACGTCGCTTGGACCGTTCCGAAAGGGATTCCGACCAAGCCGTCGCCAGTGCTTCATGACGGTTTGGTGTACGTCATTGATGACAACGGAATTGCCAGCTGTTTTGATGCCGCGGACGGATCGATGGTTTGGAAAAAACGCATCGGTGGCAAGTATAGCGCATCACCGATGGTGGTCGACGATCGAATCTATATTGGATCGCACGAGGGAGTGGTGACTGTGCTGTCGACGGGGCCTGAAAGTGAGGTGCTGTCGGAAAGTCATCTCGAGGGGCAGATCATGGCCAGCTTTGCCGCCGTTGATGATTCGTTGATTGTGCGCACCGCGGATGCGATCTACCGATTCGCTGAATAG
- a CDS encoding pyridoxine 5'-phosphate synthase gives MIELGVNIDHVATVRQARRTYEPDPVIAAALAEQGGADGITFHLREDRRHIQDRDVELLVQTVAIKTNFELACADDVISIALRVQPDWALLVPESREEVTTEGGLNVVGDNGRIAKAVEKLKSADILTSLFVDPDVEQIAAAAKLGVDAVELHTGPYALARKGDVTKELQRLKEAGALAIAEGMRLHAGHGLNYNNVRPVAEIDGMIELNIGHSIVSRALMVGMRDAVAEMRRILDVVAG, from the coding sequence ATGATTGAACTAGGCGTAAACATCGATCACGTTGCGACGGTCCGCCAGGCTCGGCGAACCTATGAACCCGATCCTGTCATCGCGGCGGCATTGGCCGAACAGGGTGGAGCCGACGGCATTACCTTTCACCTGCGCGAAGATCGTCGTCATATCCAAGACCGGGATGTAGAGCTATTGGTGCAGACGGTTGCGATCAAAACCAATTTTGAACTCGCTTGCGCCGACGACGTCATTTCGATCGCGTTGCGAGTCCAACCCGACTGGGCATTGCTCGTTCCCGAAAGCCGTGAGGAAGTGACCACCGAAGGCGGCTTGAACGTGGTCGGTGACAATGGCAGGATCGCCAAAGCGGTCGAGAAGCTAAAGTCCGCCGACATCCTGACCAGCTTGTTTGTTGATCCCGATGTGGAACAAATTGCCGCCGCAGCAAAGCTAGGTGTCGATGCCGTCGAGCTACATACGGGACCTTACGCGTTGGCCCGCAAGGGTGACGTCACAAAAGAATTGCAGCGGCTCAAGGAAGCCGGCGCCTTGGCGATCGCCGAAGGAATGAGGCTGCACGCCGGGCATGGGCTGAACTACAACAATGTCCGTCCCGTCGCAGAGATCGATGGAATGATCGAACTGAATATCGGGCATTCCATTGTGAGCCGGGCGCTGATGGTTGGGATGAGAGACGCCGTTGCCGAAATGCGACGAATTCTGGATGTCGTCGCGGGCTAG
- a CDS encoding DUF1080 domain-containing protein, whose translation MSRSLFLLGSLLVAPVCFGLGDTTSPLNAGEVDPAQEKWIEKYKGQKNAPDPAEMLVNTEAEPDLSEGFVPLFNGSDLEGWRPIGGECKFEAVDDQVIGTCVPGSPSTYLSSERTDYQDFVFTCEMKWDEDGNSGVMFRAKLRTNGDKETVYGPQAEMEGFSQDRGWSGGIYGQSCGGYFYPLWLKEHAEARKALKKGEWNRLTIVAKGNDFKTWVNGVPAAHWKDDGTYATGYFGLQIHSGNSGKVRWRNVQVKEL comes from the coding sequence ATGTCTCGATCTTTGTTCCTGCTTGGTTCACTGCTTGTTGCCCCGGTATGTTTTGGTCTTGGCGATACGACATCGCCCTTGAATGCAGGAGAGGTTGATCCGGCGCAGGAGAAGTGGATCGAGAAGTACAAAGGGCAGAAGAACGCTCCCGATCCGGCGGAGATGCTGGTCAATACTGAGGCTGAACCTGACCTGTCGGAAGGTTTCGTTCCGCTGTTCAACGGGAGTGATCTGGAGGGGTGGAGACCAATCGGAGGCGAATGCAAATTCGAAGCTGTCGACGACCAAGTGATTGGAACATGCGTTCCGGGATCACCGAGTACCTATTTAAGCAGCGAACGTACCGACTATCAGGACTTCGTTTTTACTTGTGAAATGAAGTGGGATGAGGACGGAAACTCGGGCGTGATGTTCCGCGCGAAGCTGCGTACCAACGGCGATAAGGAAACGGTCTACGGCCCGCAAGCAGAGATGGAAGGCTTTTCGCAGGACCGAGGTTGGTCGGGCGGAATCTACGGCCAAAGTTGCGGCGGGTATTTCTATCCGCTATGGCTTAAGGAGCATGCCGAAGCACGCAAGGCTTTGAAGAAAGGCGAGTGGAACCGGCTGACGATTGTGGCGAAAGGCAACGATTTCAAAACATGGGTGAACGGTGTGCCGGCCGCTCATTGGAAAGACGACGGAACATACGCAACCGGCTATTTCGGCTTGCAGATCCATTCGGGCAACTCGGGCAAAGTTCGTTGGCGGAATGTCCAAGTGAAAGAGCTTTAA
- a CDS encoding flagellar basal body P-ring protein FlgI, which yields MMQPRRTNLSRRSLLASIAGGSIAVALSSGCSLFKGKKEGEDKSLAALMDVPTPPEFIRQAAAPRGLAPIRVSGVGLVNSLVGTGGPADPSPYRDQLVDEMRRNDIKDAFSILEQDTNALVRVMGTIPAGAKRGDPIDLVVESPLDANAETLHGGWLLETRLRQQKVLSGRVRQGDLMAMGTGQLMPRSAFEAGDDPRLATQGYILGGGTIQESRNLGFVIRPEYQHVKVAAMLAQAINRRFFFFDGTTRRGVAKAIEDDYVQVEVHPRYENALGRFVSVIRAIVIDPSASEQQDRLRGLATKLQDPATAADAALQLEAIGESAIPTLIAGTKSSNPELSFYAAEALAYLDRHEAIDPLVRSIRDDAAFRYPAFLALEGTEHPGVVDSLKSLFDEDSIETRYGAFTVLRRRRESGGVMASKRMGKACMLYEVSSLGAPAIAVSTRDTAEIVVFGKCSPLQIGGAIMGPLGLIVKPDPADPSQIRVSRFQVGKPDRRHVAKATVPGLLEGITAVGGDYADVVSVLRSAKSQGAIADQLAIDPLPKALRTYYRDEESEEE from the coding sequence ATGATGCAACCACGCCGCACTAATCTCTCTCGACGAAGTCTTCTTGCAAGCATTGCCGGGGGATCCATCGCCGTTGCCCTGAGCAGTGGCTGCAGTCTGTTCAAAGGTAAGAAGGAGGGAGAAGACAAGTCGCTGGCAGCATTGATGGATGTGCCGACGCCACCCGAGTTCATTCGGCAAGCAGCTGCACCACGGGGTCTGGCCCCGATTCGTGTTTCCGGAGTCGGTCTGGTTAACTCGTTGGTCGGAACTGGGGGGCCTGCTGATCCATCTCCCTATCGTGACCAGCTGGTCGATGAGATGCGTCGCAATGATATCAAAGACGCTTTCTCGATTCTCGAACAAGACACAAACGCTTTGGTCCGAGTGATGGGAACGATCCCCGCCGGAGCAAAACGGGGTGATCCGATTGACTTGGTTGTCGAGTCACCTTTGGACGCAAATGCGGAAACACTGCACGGCGGTTGGCTACTGGAAACTCGCCTGCGACAGCAAAAGGTGCTCAGCGGTCGCGTCCGACAAGGCGATTTGATGGCAATGGGAACCGGGCAGCTAATGCCACGATCCGCATTTGAAGCTGGCGACGATCCCCGACTTGCTACCCAGGGATACATTCTTGGTGGCGGCACGATTCAGGAAAGCCGCAATCTGGGGTTTGTCATCCGCCCCGAGTACCAGCACGTGAAGGTTGCCGCCATGCTAGCGCAGGCGATCAACCGCAGGTTTTTCTTCTTTGATGGGACGACTCGGCGAGGAGTCGCGAAGGCAATTGAGGATGACTATGTGCAAGTCGAAGTCCACCCTCGATACGAAAACGCTCTCGGGCGATTTGTTTCGGTTATCCGAGCGATCGTTATCGACCCCAGTGCGTCGGAGCAGCAAGATCGTTTGCGTGGGTTAGCAACCAAATTACAAGACCCTGCGACTGCGGCAGATGCCGCTCTACAGTTAGAAGCGATTGGTGAAAGCGCGATTCCGACATTGATCGCGGGCACCAAGAGCAGCAATCCAGAACTGTCGTTTTACGCTGCCGAAGCACTGGCTTACCTCGATCGACACGAAGCAATTGACCCACTGGTGCGTTCGATTCGTGATGACGCCGCATTCCGTTACCCAGCATTCCTCGCATTGGAAGGGACTGAGCATCCGGGGGTGGTGGATTCGTTAAAAAGCCTATTCGACGAAGACAGCATCGAAACTCGCTATGGTGCGTTCACGGTGCTTCGCCGCCGTCGTGAATCCGGCGGTGTGATGGCATCCAAACGAATGGGCAAAGCATGCATGCTTTACGAGGTTTCTTCGTTGGGCGCCCCTGCGATTGCGGTGTCGACCCGCGATACTGCAGAGATAGTTGTGTTCGGAAAATGTTCGCCCTTGCAGATTGGCGGTGCGATCATGGGTCCTTTAGGCCTGATTGTGAAGCCAGATCCTGCGGATCCGAGCCAAATTCGGGTCAGCCGATTTCAGGTTGGCAAGCCTGATCGCCGGCACGTTGCCAAAGCGACGGTGCCGGGGCTGTTGGAAGGGATCACAGCCGTCGGCGGCGACTACGCAGACGTCGTTTCTGTTTTGAGATCGGCCAAAAGCCAAGGCGCGATCGCAGACCAATTGGCGATCGACCCACTCCCCAAAGCATTGCGAACCTACTACCGCGACGAAGAGTCTGAAGAAGAGTAG
- a CDS encoding RsmE family RNA methyltransferase, producing MTRRYFVADLPSAGGAIPLSDEEAHHAARVMRLKVGDEIQLFDGAGAQCSAVVAAIDKRSCVVTSSVPEAVDREPSVGIDLAVALPKGDRAKELVERLTELGVRRLVPLVCDRTQRSPSESQLSKLRRVVIEACKQSERNVLMEIDEPLRLDAYVAAIDSYGGADGAQGTVKWVLHPGGELISSAIRSVEGSASVVIGPEGGLTDDEVRLLGDAGFASVGLGPRIYRIETAAVVVAAWLAG from the coding sequence GTGACACGACGCTACTTTGTTGCCGACTTGCCTTCCGCAGGCGGCGCGATCCCTCTAAGTGATGAAGAGGCGCACCACGCCGCTCGCGTCATGCGACTGAAAGTTGGCGACGAGATACAGCTCTTTGATGGTGCGGGGGCGCAGTGCAGCGCAGTTGTGGCCGCGATCGACAAGCGAAGTTGCGTTGTGACTTCGTCGGTCCCCGAAGCGGTTGATCGCGAGCCATCGGTCGGGATCGATTTGGCAGTCGCGCTGCCCAAGGGCGACCGGGCGAAGGAGCTGGTTGAGCGCTTGACTGAATTAGGGGTGCGCCGGTTGGTCCCTCTCGTTTGTGATCGGACTCAGAGGTCGCCTAGTGAATCGCAGCTTTCAAAGTTGCGGCGCGTCGTAATCGAGGCTTGCAAGCAAAGTGAACGCAATGTCTTGATGGAGATTGACGAGCCGTTACGGTTAGATGCTTACGTCGCAGCGATTGATAGCTATGGTGGCGCAGATGGTGCGCAAGGGACAGTGAAGTGGGTTTTGCATCCAGGCGGTGAATTGATTTCTTCTGCAATTCGGTCCGTCGAGGGGTCGGCAAGCGTCGTCATCGGTCCAGAAGGTGGCCTGACCGATGACGAAGTGCGGCTTTTGGGTGACGCTGGTTTTGCTTCGGTTGGGCTGGGGCCGCGTATCTATAGAATCGAGACTGCGGCCGTCGTCGTTGCCGCTTGGTTGGCGGGCTAA
- a CDS encoding Rpn family recombination-promoting nuclease/putative transposase, producing MVIGIDPRVDFACKLLLGSPDHPAITIHFLNAVLGGEPKIAQVQIRNPIAGKRFDEDKLSILDILATDDHGRLIDIEIQTTLPAGLSRRLTYYAASQLIEQLGEGDSYRDLRPSIGICILDAMLFRDSVSLHLDFQLRSRTGERLTDCLQIHLLELPKYVPEADNDVPSDPIRQWMHFFRFAGTSTLDELHRTLPDPVFFEAIGVLEMIAKNPEERRFYEARLKMQRDEEARLVAAEERGEAIGEARGEARGEAIGRVRVLQSLVGVGESSVEQLRDRSLEELSAMEESLKQQLRERG from the coding sequence ATGGTCATTGGAATCGACCCTCGCGTTGACTTTGCCTGCAAGCTGCTGCTCGGTAGCCCGGACCATCCCGCGATCACAATTCACTTTCTTAACGCCGTGCTTGGCGGCGAGCCGAAAATCGCTCAAGTGCAAATCCGTAATCCGATCGCTGGAAAGCGATTCGACGAGGATAAGCTTTCGATTTTGGACATTCTCGCGACGGACGATCATGGTCGACTGATCGACATCGAGATTCAGACGACGCTTCCGGCGGGGCTCTCTAGACGTTTGACCTACTATGCTGCCAGCCAACTGATCGAGCAACTCGGCGAAGGCGACAGCTACCGAGACCTGCGTCCGTCGATCGGGATTTGTATTCTTGATGCGATGCTATTCAGAGACTCGGTGAGCCTGCACCTCGATTTTCAGCTGCGATCCAGGACCGGCGAACGCCTCACGGATTGCCTGCAAATCCATCTTTTAGAGTTGCCCAAGTACGTACCTGAGGCGGATAATGATGTGCCATCGGACCCAATCAGGCAGTGGATGCATTTTTTCCGTTTCGCTGGAACTTCCACTTTGGATGAGTTGCACCGCACGCTTCCCGACCCGGTCTTTTTCGAAGCGATAGGAGTCTTGGAAATGATCGCCAAAAATCCCGAAGAACGACGATTCTACGAAGCGCGTTTGAAAATGCAGCGAGATGAAGAGGCACGTCTCGTGGCTGCGGAAGAACGTGGCGAGGCGATTGGTGAAGCTCGTGGCGAAGCTCGCGGAGAAGCGATCGGGCGTGTCCGCGTTCTGCAGTCGCTCGTTGGCGTTGGCGAATCAAGTGTGGAGCAACTACGCGACAGGAGCCTTGAAGAGTTGTCTGCGATGGAAGAGAGCTTGAAGCAGCAACTTCGCGAACGCGGCTAA